A single genomic interval of Tautonia marina harbors:
- a CDS encoding PSD1 and planctomycete cytochrome C domain-containing protein → MIVRSLIGTVTAAIALTTSGAFAADDPIDFNRDIRPILSNKCLFCHGPDEAERKADLRLDVRDNALDASKGYAAIVPGNPDESELIYRVESEDALDVMPPPSVGNPVTPEEAELLRRWVEQGAEYAVHWSYAPPERPDLPEVSDPSWPRNPIDHFILNRLHAEGLAPAPEADRATLIRRASLDLTGLPPTPEQVAEFLADSAPGAFERLVDRLLSSQSYGEHQARLWLDLARYADSAGYADDPPRTIWAYRDWVIDAFNANMPFDQFTIEQIAGDLLPDPAEEQLIATAFHRNTMTNSEGGTDDEEFRSAAVVDRVNTTMTVWMGTSMACAQCHTHKYDPISQVDYFRLYAILNNTADADLRDEAPLLPLFTDEQLAHKAEWEAEAGSLRETLANLTPELKDAQQDWERAVLAGEEPFPNAPKVPDAILAILRIDAADRSDEQAKQLSDHFLKITPLLQAERARLAELDARLAPYTTVPIMRELQGDQRRTTRVQRRGNYLDLGEEVTPGVPESFHPLPEGAEPDRLSLAHWLVSDKNPLTARVIANRCWEQVFGQGLVPTSEEFGSQGEPPTHPELLDWLATELVRSGWDLKAFFKLLVTSSTYRQSSHVTPDLLERDPANIFLSRGPRFRLSAEMIRDQALFVSGLLSPKLHGAPVNPPRPATGLNAAFGSAIDRETSTGQNRYRRGLYTEWRRTNPYPSMTTFDAPNREVCIVRRERTNTPLQALVTLNDPVYVEAAQALARRMVREGGETAEGRIGRGFQLCLARDPSDAEREHLLALVEDARLAFSDDEEAALSMATDPLGPLPEGQSPAELAAWTVVANVLLNLDEMVLKR, encoded by the coding sequence ATGATCGTTCGCTCACTCATCGGGACCGTGACGGCCGCCATCGCCCTGACCACCTCCGGGGCCTTTGCTGCCGACGATCCGATCGACTTCAACCGCGACATCCGGCCCATCCTCTCGAACAAGTGCCTCTTTTGCCACGGTCCCGACGAGGCGGAACGGAAAGCCGATCTCCGGCTCGATGTGCGCGATAATGCCCTCGACGCAAGCAAAGGGTACGCCGCGATCGTCCCCGGCAATCCCGACGAGAGCGAGCTGATCTATCGGGTCGAGTCCGAGGACGCGCTCGATGTCATGCCCCCTCCCTCCGTCGGCAATCCTGTCACTCCCGAGGAAGCCGAACTCCTCCGGCGCTGGGTTGAGCAAGGGGCCGAGTACGCCGTCCACTGGTCCTACGCCCCTCCCGAACGGCCGGATCTGCCCGAGGTCTCCGACCCCTCCTGGCCTCGCAACCCGATCGACCATTTCATCCTCAACCGCCTGCACGCCGAGGGGCTTGCTCCGGCTCCCGAGGCCGATCGAGCCACCCTCATTCGGCGCGCCTCGCTCGACCTGACCGGACTGCCGCCCACTCCCGAGCAGGTGGCCGAGTTCCTCGCCGACTCCGCTCCCGGAGCGTTCGAACGTCTCGTCGATCGTCTGCTCTCCTCGCAATCCTACGGTGAGCATCAGGCCCGGCTTTGGCTCGATCTGGCCCGCTATGCCGACTCGGCCGGATACGCCGACGACCCCCCCCGGACCATCTGGGCCTACCGCGACTGGGTCATCGACGCCTTCAACGCCAACATGCCCTTTGATCAGTTCACTATCGAACAGATCGCCGGCGACCTGTTGCCCGACCCCGCCGAGGAGCAACTGATCGCCACCGCCTTCCACCGCAACACCATGACCAACAGCGAAGGTGGCACCGACGACGAGGAATTTCGCTCTGCCGCCGTCGTCGATCGCGTAAACACGACCATGACCGTCTGGATGGGCACCTCGATGGCCTGTGCCCAGTGCCATACGCATAAATATGACCCGATCTCTCAGGTCGATTACTTCCGCCTCTATGCCATTCTAAACAACACCGCAGACGCCGACCTCCGCGACGAGGCCCCGTTGCTCCCCCTCTTCACCGATGAACAGCTCGCCCACAAGGCCGAGTGGGAAGCGGAAGCCGGCTCCCTTCGGGAAACCCTCGCCAATCTCACCCCCGAACTGAAGGACGCCCAGCAGGACTGGGAACGTGCGGTCCTCGCCGGGGAAGAGCCCTTCCCGAACGCGCCGAAAGTTCCTGATGCGATCCTTGCCATCCTTCGCATCGACGCGGCCGATCGCTCGGACGAGCAGGCGAAGCAACTGTCCGACCACTTCCTCAAGATCACCCCCCTGCTGCAAGCCGAGCGTGCCCGACTCGCCGAACTCGACGCCCGGCTCGCCCCGTACACGACCGTCCCCATCATGCGGGAACTGCAAGGTGACCAGCGACGGACGACCCGTGTTCAGCGGCGTGGCAACTACCTCGACCTCGGCGAGGAGGTCACTCCCGGTGTCCCCGAGTCGTTCCACCCCTTGCCCGAAGGGGCCGAGCCCGACCGGCTCAGCCTGGCTCACTGGCTGGTCTCCGACAAGAACCCCCTAACCGCCCGAGTCATCGCCAATCGATGCTGGGAACAGGTGTTCGGCCAGGGCCTGGTGCCGACGAGTGAGGAGTTCGGCTCGCAAGGGGAACCCCCTACCCATCCCGAATTGCTCGACTGGTTGGCGACCGAACTGGTGCGCTCCGGCTGGGATCTGAAGGCGTTCTTCAAGCTCCTCGTCACGTCGAGCACGTACCGTCAATCCTCTCACGTCACTCCGGACCTGCTCGAACGGGACCCGGCCAACATCTTCCTCTCCCGAGGCCCCCGGTTCCGCCTCTCGGCCGAGATGATCCGCGACCAGGCTCTGTTCGTCTCGGGCCTGCTCAGCCCGAAGTTGCACGGAGCCCCGGTCAATCCCCCGCGACCGGCCACGGGCCTGAATGCCGCCTTCGGTAGCGCCATCGACCGCGAAACCAGCACCGGCCAAAATCGCTACCGTCGTGGTCTTTACACCGAATGGCGTCGCACCAATCCGTATCCGTCGATGACCACCTTCGACGCCCCCAACCGCGAGGTCTGCATCGTTCGGCGCGAGCGTACCAACACCCCGCTCCAGGCCCTCGTGACTCTGAACGACCCGGTGTATGTCGAGGCCGCCCAGGCCCTCGCCCGCCGGATGGTCCGCGAGGGGGGCGAGACGGCCGAGGGCCGGATCGGTCGCGGGTTCCAGCTCTGCCTCGCCCGAGACCCCTCGGACGCCGAGCGTGAACACCTCCTTGCCCTCGTCGAGGATGCCCGGCTCGCCTTCTCGGACGACGAGGAGGCCGCACTCTCGATGGCCACCGACCCGCTCGGCCCCCTGCCCGAGGGCCAATCCCCCGCCGAGCTGGCCGCCTGGACCGTGGTGGCCAATGTGCTGCTCAACCTCGATGAAATGGTCTTGAAGCGTTAA
- a CDS encoding DUF1501 domain-containing protein: MPSRNRDLQALAAHETLRALTRRHFFRDCGVGLGKIALASMLAGGGRAVGSDVPAFDVTNPLTPRAPHFAPKAKRVIYLFMAGAPSQLDLFDPKPTLAKYDGQPVPAEVVKDQRYAFIRPDASLMAPRFRFARHGECGAELSEMLPHLAQVVDDIAIVRSVHTDQFNHAPAQIFMNSGSPLPGRPCMGSWVTYGIGSESEDLPGFVVLSSGGGISGGAANWSSGFLPTSYEGVVFRSQGDAILNVSSPSGFDEQLQRDSLDLIRTLNDRQLGRVGDPEIASRIASYEMAYRMQSSAPELMDLSGESPETLALYGVTPGKGSFANNCLLARRMIERGVRFVNLYHEGWDHHSDVEGGLRNQCGQTDRAAAALVLDLKRRGLLDDTLIVWGGEFGRTPMVESNATLGRSLGRDHHPQAFTMWFAGGGVKPGLTLGATDDLGFHVVDHPVHVHDVQATILHLLGLDHERLTFRTQGRDFRLTDVHGHVVEELLA, from the coding sequence ATGCCCTCGCGGAACCGCGACCTCCAAGCCCTCGCCGCGCATGAAACCCTGCGAGCGTTGACCCGACGCCACTTCTTCCGTGATTGCGGCGTCGGCCTGGGCAAGATTGCCCTGGCGTCGATGCTCGCCGGAGGCGGTCGAGCCGTGGGCTCTGATGTCCCCGCGTTCGACGTGACGAATCCTCTCACGCCCAGAGCCCCCCACTTTGCCCCGAAGGCCAAACGGGTCATCTATCTCTTTATGGCCGGTGCTCCCAGCCAGCTCGATCTGTTTGACCCGAAGCCGACCCTTGCGAAGTACGACGGTCAGCCGGTCCCGGCCGAGGTGGTGAAGGATCAGCGTTACGCCTTCATCCGGCCTGATGCGAGCCTGATGGCTCCTCGCTTCCGCTTCGCTCGCCACGGCGAATGCGGCGCCGAGCTGTCGGAGATGCTCCCCCATCTGGCCCAGGTGGTCGACGACATCGCCATCGTCCGGTCGGTGCATACCGACCAGTTCAATCACGCCCCAGCTCAGATTTTCATGAACTCGGGTTCTCCCTTGCCGGGCCGTCCTTGCATGGGCTCCTGGGTCACGTATGGGATCGGAAGCGAGTCGGAGGACCTGCCCGGCTTCGTCGTTCTGTCTTCCGGCGGCGGCATCAGCGGCGGCGCGGCCAACTGGTCGAGCGGCTTTCTGCCCACCTCGTATGAAGGGGTGGTGTTTCGATCGCAGGGGGATGCGATCCTCAACGTCTCCAGCCCCTCCGGATTCGATGAGCAACTGCAACGCGACTCGCTCGACCTGATCCGGACCTTGAACGATCGCCAGCTCGGGCGGGTGGGAGACCCCGAAATCGCCAGTCGGATCGCCTCGTACGAGATGGCGTACCGGATGCAGTCGAGTGCCCCGGAGCTGATGGACCTCTCCGGCGAGTCTCCGGAAACCCTCGCCCTGTACGGTGTCACTCCCGGCAAGGGGTCGTTTGCCAACAATTGCCTGCTGGCGCGTCGGATGATCGAGCGCGGGGTCCGCTTCGTCAATCTTTATCACGAAGGCTGGGACCATCACTCCGATGTCGAGGGGGGCCTCCGCAATCAGTGCGGTCAGACCGACCGCGCCGCGGCGGCCCTGGTGCTTGACCTCAAGCGCCGGGGACTGTTGGATGACACGCTGATCGTCTGGGGAGGCGAGTTCGGCCGCACGCCGATGGTCGAATCGAACGCCACGCTCGGCCGCAGCCTGGGCCGAGACCACCACCCGCAAGCCTTCACCATGTGGTTTGCCGGTGGAGGGGTCAAACCTGGGCTCACGCTCGGCGCAACCGACGACCTGGGCTTCCACGTCGTCGATCACCCGGTTCATGTCCACGACGTGCAGGCGACGATTCTCCACCTGCTCGGTCTCGATCACGAACGCCTGACCTTCCGGACCCAGGGACGAGACTTCCGTTTGACGGATGTTCACGGCCATGTCGTCGAGGAGTTGCTCGCATGA
- a CDS encoding DUF1553 domain-containing protein, which yields MRASPLFPRLTHALRPSFVRMIPIGLNQTHGGPMVLNWLQRSFFALAIFISAPAWRVAMAQDEAPTLPPPADRQVEFEADIRPIFEAHCISCHGPDQRKGGLRLDNPTDGMAGGDSGPMIEPGDSTLSYLIEKVAGLDPLSTMPPSGDPLSAEQIGLLRAWIDQGADWPEAGAPAEAPTSDHWAFQAPKMPEPPVVENVSWPRNPIDHFILARLEAEGLNPAPEADRTTLIRRLSLDLIGLPPTPEEVDAFVNDPRPDAYEHLVDRLLSSPHYGERWGRRWLDLARYADTNGYEKDRQRSIWPYRDWVINALNNDLPFDQFTIEQLAGDLLPDPSIDQRVATGFHRNTMINEEGGIDVEEFRYAAVVDRVATTGSTWLGLTVGCAQCHTHKYDPITQREYYQLFAFLNNADEPELALPDPEILRRRAEIQAEIDTIVASLPSLFPVPDDPSGEDAVTDDERRRQHLAASMARWEEDLSTFDWTPIPPSSLASKNGATMEVLDDRSVLVSGDKPNQDVYTVELETDLKGVTGLRLEVLPHESLPDGGPGRAPLFSVGDFLLTEFEVEAGPEGADLERVAIAHASEDYAEKGHPAAKAIDGVYDTGWNVKGAIGQPHAAVFAFAEPIGEGNPTRLVLTLRQEYIHQMTIGRFRLSVTTDARPVRASGLPAEIETIVQIPRDERTAEQLDRLTAYYLMVAPELSEQHQRIASLRKAMPALPTTMVMQERRPEHARTTQIHQRGEFLQATGNPVEAGVPSVLHPLPEDEPLNRLTLARWLVSDDNPLVARVTVNRLWAGHFGRGIVPTLDDFGTRGEPPSHPDLLDWLAVTFVNKGWSQKAIHRLIVTSATYRQSSDVPLSLLDRDRENVLLARGPRFRLEAELVRDLALAASGLLTPTVGGPSVYPPQPEGVTALAYGGPGWPTSTGPDRYRRGLYTFTKRTAPYAAFTTFDAPTSEVTCTRRERSNTPLQALTMLNDPVFIEAAQALARRIVAELPEGNAEARAARAFRLCLSREPDASELAAILDFYEAQRDRIAAGELDAETLAGTAESDNPVELAAWTTVSRALLNLDETITVE from the coding sequence ATGAGAGCCTCCCCCCTTTTTCCCCGGCTCACCCACGCGCTTCGTCCCTCCTTTGTGCGCATGATTCCGATTGGTTTGAACCAAACGCATGGTGGACCGATGGTTTTGAACTGGCTCCAACGTTCGTTCTTCGCGCTGGCGATCTTCATCTCAGCACCGGCGTGGCGGGTTGCAATGGCTCAGGATGAGGCTCCGACCCTCCCGCCTCCGGCTGATCGCCAGGTCGAGTTCGAGGCGGACATCCGGCCGATCTTCGAGGCCCATTGCATCTCTTGCCACGGTCCCGACCAGCGCAAGGGAGGGCTTCGGCTCGACAATCCGACCGACGGCATGGCCGGCGGCGATTCCGGCCCGATGATCGAACCGGGCGACAGCACCCTGAGCTACCTGATCGAGAAGGTGGCCGGGCTTGATCCGCTTTCGACCATGCCCCCCTCGGGTGATCCACTCTCCGCCGAGCAAATCGGCCTCCTGCGTGCCTGGATCGACCAGGGAGCCGACTGGCCCGAGGCCGGCGCCCCGGCCGAAGCCCCGACAAGCGATCACTGGGCCTTTCAGGCCCCAAAGATGCCCGAGCCTCCGGTCGTCGAGAACGTGTCCTGGCCAAGAAACCCCATCGACCACTTCATCCTGGCTCGCCTGGAGGCCGAGGGGCTGAACCCTGCTCCCGAGGCCGACCGCACCACCTTGATTCGCCGCCTCTCGCTCGACCTGATCGGCCTGCCGCCGACTCCCGAGGAGGTGGACGCCTTCGTCAACGACCCCCGCCCCGACGCCTACGAACACCTTGTCGATCGCCTGCTTTCGTCGCCTCATTACGGGGAACGCTGGGGACGCCGATGGCTCGACCTGGCCCGCTACGCCGACACCAACGGCTACGAGAAGGACCGCCAGCGCTCCATCTGGCCCTATCGCGATTGGGTCATCAACGCCCTGAACAACGACCTGCCCTTCGATCAGTTCACCATCGAACAGCTTGCCGGCGACCTCTTGCCCGACCCCTCGATCGATCAACGGGTGGCCACCGGCTTTCATCGGAACACGATGATCAACGAGGAAGGCGGTATCGATGTCGAAGAATTCCGCTATGCCGCCGTTGTCGATCGCGTCGCCACCACCGGATCGACCTGGCTCGGCCTGACGGTCGGCTGTGCCCAGTGCCACACGCACAAGTACGACCCGATCACCCAGCGCGAATATTATCAACTGTTTGCCTTCCTCAATAACGCCGATGAGCCAGAACTCGCCCTGCCCGATCCGGAAATCCTTCGCCGCCGGGCCGAGATCCAGGCCGAAATCGACACCATTGTCGCGTCCCTTCCCTCGCTGTTCCCTGTTCCGGACGATCCCTCCGGCGAGGACGCGGTGACCGACGACGAACGCCGCCGGCAGCACCTGGCCGCCTCAATGGCCCGATGGGAGGAAGACCTTTCGACCTTCGACTGGACTCCCATCCCCCCCTCTTCCCTCGCCTCGAAAAACGGCGCGACGATGGAAGTCCTTGACGACCGCTCGGTCCTCGTCAGTGGCGACAAGCCGAATCAAGACGTTTACACCGTCGAACTCGAAACCGACCTGAAAGGCGTAACCGGGCTCCGCCTCGAAGTCCTGCCGCATGAAAGTCTCCCCGACGGCGGACCCGGCCGCGCCCCGTTGTTCTCGGTGGGCGACTTCCTGCTGACCGAATTCGAGGTCGAGGCCGGTCCCGAAGGGGCGGACCTGGAACGGGTCGCCATTGCCCATGCCTCTGAGGACTACGCCGAGAAGGGCCACCCGGCCGCGAAGGCGATCGACGGCGTCTACGATACCGGCTGGAACGTCAAGGGGGCCATCGGCCAGCCTCATGCCGCGGTCTTCGCCTTTGCCGAGCCGATCGGCGAGGGAAATCCAACGCGGCTTGTCCTGACACTCCGGCAAGAATATATCCACCAGATGACCATCGGCCGCTTCCGCCTTTCGGTCACCACCGATGCCCGGCCCGTCCGAGCGTCCGGCCTTCCGGCCGAGATCGAAACCATCGTCCAGATCCCTCGTGACGAGCGAACCGCCGAACAACTCGACCGGTTGACGGCGTATTACCTGATGGTTGCTCCCGAACTGAGCGAGCAGCACCAGCGCATCGCCTCCTTGCGCAAGGCGATGCCCGCGCTGCCGACCACCATGGTGATGCAGGAGCGTCGTCCCGAACACGCAAGGACCACTCAAATCCACCAGCGCGGTGAGTTCCTGCAAGCGACCGGCAATCCGGTCGAGGCGGGGGTTCCTTCGGTCCTTCATCCGCTTCCCGAGGATGAGCCGCTCAATCGTCTCACCCTGGCCCGATGGCTCGTCAGCGATGACAACCCCCTGGTTGCCCGCGTCACGGTCAACCGCCTGTGGGCCGGTCACTTTGGCCGCGGAATTGTTCCCACGCTCGACGACTTCGGCACCCGGGGCGAGCCGCCGTCGCACCCTGACCTGCTCGACTGGCTGGCCGTCACCTTCGTCAACAAGGGCTGGAGCCAGAAAGCGATCCACCGATTGATTGTCACCAGCGCCACTTACCGGCAATCGTCCGACGTGCCCCTGTCGCTCCTCGATCGCGACCGCGAAAACGTCCTGCTCGCCCGGGGGCCTCGCTTCCGCCTGGAGGCAGAGTTGGTTCGTGACCTCGCCCTCGCCGCCAGCGGACTCTTGACTCCGACCGTCGGCGGCCCAAGCGTCTACCCGCCTCAACCCGAAGGGGTGACCGCGCTGGCCTACGGAGGTCCCGGCTGGCCGACCAGCACCGGCCCCGATCGCTACCGCCGCGGCCTGTACACGTTCACCAAACGCACCGCCCCCTACGCCGCGTTCACGACCTTCGACGCGCCGACGTCGGAAGTCACCTGCACCCGTCGCGAGCGCTCGAATACCCCGCTCCAGGCCCTCACGATGCTCAACGATCCGGTGTTCATCGAGGCCGCCCAGGCTCTCGCCCGCCGGATCGTCGCGGAACTGCCCGAAGGGAACGCCGAGGCTCGAGCCGCTCGGGCGTTCCGACTCTGTCTTTCCCGCGAGCCCGATGCGTCGGAACTGGCCGCGATCCTCGATTTCTACGAGGCCCAGCGCGATCGGATCGCAGCCGGCGAGCTGGACGCCGAGACCCTCGCCGGGACCGCTGAATCCGACAATCCGGTGGAGCTGGCTGCCTGGACGACCGTGTCGCGGGCCTTGCTGAACCTCGATGAAACGATCACCGTGGAGTGA
- the rlmN gene encoding 23S rRNA (adenine(2503)-C(2))-methyltransferase RlmN — translation MIDPRNCLPEEFITFAATRQTPPEAARRLLAAILGHGEHDPIAWNQRFQLPRRLFDGWPPLPRLTQERIETSAVDGFQKILFRTHDHLAVETVLIPLHKPGAVSICLSSQVGCPMACAFCATARMERRRNLATWEIIDQWVQARDLARSQGRRVTGTVFMGMGEPFLNYDRVMAAADLLRCPFGGSLSAKAMTVSTVGLVPEIDRFTAERRTMRLSISIGAAIDEKRHLLVPLAARTPVVEVMAAARRHAEARKERVMISYVCISGLNVGEDDAKAIARLVGDTPIRLDLIDVTDPTGRFQPPSPDELSRFRDALTQHLGQPVVRRYSGGAEIQAACGTLAGA, via the coding sequence ATGATTGACCCCCGAAATTGTCTGCCTGAGGAGTTCATCACCTTTGCCGCCACCCGCCAGACCCCTCCCGAGGCGGCCCGTCGGCTTCTGGCGGCGATCCTCGGTCACGGGGAACACGATCCGATCGCCTGGAATCAGCGCTTCCAGCTCCCTCGCCGCCTGTTCGACGGCTGGCCTCCGCTGCCCCGATTGACCCAGGAGCGCATCGAGACCTCCGCCGTCGATGGATTCCAGAAAATTTTGTTCCGAACGCATGATCACCTGGCCGTTGAGACGGTCCTCATCCCCCTGCACAAGCCCGGCGCGGTGAGCATCTGCCTGTCGTCTCAGGTTGGCTGTCCGATGGCCTGTGCCTTCTGCGCCACCGCCCGAATGGAACGCCGCCGCAACCTGGCGACCTGGGAAATCATCGACCAGTGGGTCCAGGCTCGCGATCTGGCCCGATCGCAAGGCCGCCGCGTGACCGGCACCGTGTTCATGGGAATGGGAGAACCGTTTCTCAATTATGATCGGGTCATGGCCGCTGCCGACCTCTTGCGATGCCCCTTCGGCGGTTCCCTCTCGGCCAAGGCAATGACGGTCAGCACGGTCGGCCTCGTGCCTGAAATCGACCGCTTTACCGCCGAGCGGCGCACGATGCGGCTTTCCATCAGCATTGGGGCGGCGATCGACGAAAAACGACACCTGCTCGTCCCACTCGCGGCCCGTACCCCTGTCGTCGAGGTGATGGCCGCCGCCCGCCGTCATGCCGAGGCGCGCAAGGAGCGGGTCATGATCTCCTACGTCTGCATCTCCGGCCTGAATGTTGGCGAAGACGACGCCAAGGCCATCGCCCGGCTCGTGGGCGACACCCCGATTCGGCTCGACCTGATTGACGTGACCGACCCGACCGGCCGCTTCCAGCCCCCCTCGCCCGACGAGCTTTCCCGATTCCGGGATGCGCTCACCCAGCATCTTGGTCAACCGGTCGTCCGGCGCTACTCGGGAGGGGCCGAAATTCAGGCCGCTTGCGGAACCCTCGCCGGGGCTTGA
- a CDS encoding trypsin-like peptidase domain-containing protein: MRRNTVAWAALVVSTVALIGSQNWSRTVPAGPQMPQEGLEEAKKLSQAFESVADFVSPSVVQISVQRVPQIRGEGNENGRPPRGEGMPREMTPEQMEEFMERFRRFFPEGGPGIPEEFFRFEPQQMPIEGTGSGFIYDAQGHILTNNHVVEGAGEGDIVVSFSDGSSAKATIVGLDPATDVAVIKVNPAELRNEPRPAQIGTSDDLHVGQWVLAIGSPFGLSQTVTAGIISATNRQAVGILDPREGYEDFIQTDAAINPGNSGGPLVDIEGRVIGINSAIATRSRANAGVGFAIPIKLASYVADNLIENGKVQRARLGVVISPLTPELAESFGIDPNLDGILVNEIAPGSPADKAGLRPGDVIVGFKGRDVRSVPGFRLEVSTSALTEGHELTYIREGQRQTAVINLAPSEEVEIAGLNRVPSRGGPRETPGVELNRFGLELQELSPDLAEQFGYDAGTQGVLVRNVAPDSPAATQGIEPGDLITKVIKDRKPQDVTNLDEFEAMINDSDSLAVYVQPPDAAGRFIVLKATEPDEEN, from the coding sequence ATGAGACGGAACACAGTCGCCTGGGCGGCACTGGTCGTTTCGACCGTCGCCCTGATCGGATCGCAGAACTGGTCTCGCACCGTCCCTGCCGGCCCGCAAATGCCGCAGGAAGGGCTGGAGGAAGCCAAGAAACTGTCGCAAGCGTTCGAGTCGGTGGCCGACTTCGTCAGCCCGTCGGTGGTGCAAATCAGCGTGCAGCGCGTTCCTCAGATCCGAGGAGAAGGCAACGAGAACGGCCGTCCTCCTCGGGGAGAGGGGATGCCTCGGGAAATGACACCGGAGCAGATGGAAGAATTCATGGAGCGGTTCCGGCGCTTCTTCCCAGAAGGTGGCCCCGGAATTCCTGAGGAATTTTTCCGCTTCGAGCCACAGCAAATGCCGATCGAAGGAACCGGCTCGGGCTTCATTTATGATGCTCAGGGGCACATCCTGACCAATAACCACGTGGTCGAAGGTGCCGGAGAGGGAGACATCGTCGTCAGCTTCTCCGACGGCAGTTCAGCGAAGGCGACCATCGTCGGGCTCGATCCGGCGACCGACGTGGCGGTCATCAAGGTCAATCCGGCCGAGTTACGGAACGAACCAAGGCCCGCGCAGATCGGCACGAGCGATGATCTGCACGTCGGCCAGTGGGTGCTGGCCATCGGTTCGCCGTTCGGCCTGAGCCAAACGGTCACGGCCGGGATTATCTCGGCGACGAACCGGCAGGCGGTCGGCATCCTCGACCCGAGAGAGGGGTATGAGGACTTCATCCAGACCGACGCCGCGATCAATCCCGGCAACTCGGGCGGACCGCTGGTTGATATCGAAGGCCGAGTCATCGGCATCAACTCGGCGATCGCCACGCGAAGCCGGGCGAACGCGGGGGTTGGTTTCGCCATCCCGATCAAGCTGGCGTCGTATGTCGCCGACAACCTGATCGAAAACGGCAAGGTGCAGCGGGCCCGCCTCGGCGTGGTCATCTCTCCCTTGACCCCTGAACTGGCCGAGTCGTTCGGGATCGATCCGAACCTCGACGGCATTCTCGTCAACGAGATCGCCCCCGGCAGCCCAGCCGACAAGGCCGGATTGCGGCCCGGCGACGTAATCGTCGGCTTCAAGGGGCGAGACGTTCGCAGTGTTCCGGGCTTCCGCCTGGAAGTCTCGACGAGCGCCTTGACCGAAGGGCATGAGCTGACCTACATCCGCGAAGGTCAACGCCAGACGGCCGTCATCAACCTGGCTCCCTCCGAGGAGGTCGAAATCGCCGGGCTCAATCGAGTCCCGAGCCGAGGAGGCCCTCGGGAAACCCCCGGCGTTGAGCTGAACCGCTTCGGCCTGGAGCTTCAGGAACTCTCTCCGGACCTGGCCGAGCAGTTCGGCTACGACGCCGGGACCCAGGGCGTGCTCGTCCGCAACGTCGCCCCCGATTCGCCGGCCGCCACGCAGGGGATCGAGCCGGGCGACCTGATCACCAAGGTGATCAAGGACCGCAAGCCGCAAGACGTCACCAACCTCGACGAGTTCGAGGCCATGATCAACGATTCGGACAGCCTGGCCGTTTATGTCCAGCCGCCCGATGCCGCCGGCCGATTCATCGTCTTGAAGGCGACTGAGCCGGACGAGGAGAACTGA
- a CDS encoding DUF6655 family protein has product MCTEATVARRSVRVIILALSGLVLPLAVGCGSTRMTNTARTGTEQLLLTNSWDQALRQVDFRPLIGVPVFLDTTHVEAVDKGWVTSSLRQALLSQGVLLRETKEDAQWVVEARTGAYGTDDSQLLIGVPQMNIPMTIPGIPAGSVPEVPLIKKSDQQAVTKLALFAYDRASGQLVWNSGTVLGTSDDKNVHIGGLGPFQSGSLRGGTEFIGMTIPLTEEERDLPPQERSGGAVPFTDPAIQVPVGVLDRDDFLPR; this is encoded by the coding sequence ATGTGCACGGAAGCGACGGTAGCCCGACGATCGGTCAGGGTGATCATCCTGGCCCTCTCTGGCCTCGTCCTGCCCCTGGCCGTTGGCTGTGGCAGTACCCGGATGACGAACACCGCGAGAACCGGGACCGAACAGCTCTTGCTGACCAATTCCTGGGACCAGGCGTTGCGGCAGGTCGACTTTCGCCCGTTGATCGGTGTGCCGGTCTTCCTCGACACCACCCACGTCGAGGCGGTCGATAAGGGATGGGTGACCTCCAGCCTTCGCCAGGCGTTGCTCTCGCAGGGGGTCTTGCTCCGCGAAACAAAAGAAGATGCGCAATGGGTGGTCGAGGCCCGAACCGGAGCCTACGGCACCGATGACTCACAGCTCCTCATCGGTGTGCCGCAAATGAACATCCCGATGACGATCCCGGGCATTCCGGCCGGAAGTGTGCCGGAAGTCCCCCTCATCAAGAAAAGCGATCAGCAGGCGGTCACAAAGCTTGCCCTGTTCGCTTACGACCGGGCCAGCGGGCAACTTGTTTGGAACTCGGGGACCGTGCTGGGGACCTCGGATGACAAGAACGTCCACATTGGTGGGCTCGGACCGTTCCAGTCCGGATCGCTTCGCGGCGGCACCGAATTCATTGGCATGACGATTCCCTTGACCGAGGAGGAGCGGGATCTCCCCCCTCAGGAACGCAGCGGAGGCGCCGTTCCGTTTACCGACCCGGCCATCCAGGTGCCCGTAGGTGTGCTCGACCGCGATGATTTTCTACCTCGATAA